In the genome of Pseudomonas sp. B33.4, the window CCAGTTCAAACTTTGGCACCTCGGCATGAAACCGGCTGAGTAGCGGCCCCATGATGACCCACATGTTCTCCAGTGTCTTGGATACCACCGGCATGCGCGCGGCAGAGATCAACCCAAAGTGAAACTCCCGGTTCAATAGCGCAGCCTGTTTGTGATCGACTGAAACAGCCTTCTGGAATTTATCCTGAATGGCCTCGAGGTTCTCCAGCTCCGCTTTGGTAATGCGTTGGGCCGCCATGCCTGCCGCCTCGCCTTCCAGCAAATGACGAATCAGCTGGATTTCCCGGAGTTGGCTGACCGTCAACTCCGGGACATAAATCGAAGTGGCGGCCTTCATGTCCAGCGCATGGTCGCTGACCAGACGGAAAATCGCCTCGCGCACCGGAGTGATCGAAACACCAAACTCTTCCGCCAGGGTGCTGATGCGCAACCGGTCACCGGGTTGGTACTGCCCGTCCATCAACGCGGTGCGGATAATGGAATACACCCGTTCGCTCAGGTTGCCTTTATCAATAGGCTTATGCACGGTCACTGTTGCTCGATC includes:
- a CDS encoding GntR family transcriptional regulator; the protein is MHKPIDKGNLSERVYSIIRTALMDGQYQPGDRLRISTLAEEFGVSITPVREAIFRLVSDHALDMKAATSIYVPELTVSQLREIQLIRHLLEGEAAGMAAQRITKAELENLEAIQDKFQKAVSVDHKQAALLNREFHFGLISAARMPVVSKTLENMWVIMGPLLSRFHAEVPKFELASAKHKHFEVLEGLRTRDSDRAKNALQADIAWGELMIDWLEKKENLAEV